A segment of the Mercurialis annua linkage group LG4, ddMerAnnu1.2, whole genome shotgun sequence genome:
GCGGCTGGTGGGGAAAAGCATTTAGCATTTAGTTGCAATTAGCCAATTAGCCAATTAGCCAATTAGCATGCTCATGTACACATATCACATTTCCACGGTTACTCTTTACGTCTGCAATAttttgtactccctccgtcccgtttgaaaaaaaacattaccttaattttttatacgttaaacatgttttaattcaaaattaaaaacaataataataataaaaaaatagtagtaataattaatttatcgtTTTATCAAAATCACACACATATGTTTTAAAGTACTTAAATTCAGCCTATtgaacaataaaattaattgtcCTACTCATTTACATACCTTctattcattaaaataaaaactaaattcttttaaaaatataaaatatcgcAATAATCTTATTAAGTCAAGAAGGCAAAGTTTGAATTGTAAAATGGCAGtcgtattttataaaataagaatGCTAATTTTgaagaataaataaatataatacttcTTACGTATAACATGATTCATATTTGTAATCCTCTTGTTTTAGGATTAAACGATGCCGTCATgtactttttttgtttttgttaacaTTTTAATGGTTCAGACAATTATGTCAAAgtgtttaattaataaaattatagcttaatttagtttttaaatttatttttaatataagtataaattaattaaattttatgagatttaataatttaattctccttcctcatggaggaagAAAGCTCCTCCTCCATGAGGAGGAgtagctattttttttaattttttttaaaaaaaattgaaagcggattttaaaattaaaatacggtATTAGGTTGGAATTAATTAGTCcgaatattttatttgttttatgtaaattttttacggtttttaatttttaaaaattattgataaataatataaattaaattattattattagttgaatttttttaaagaagaaggtggttttatataattaataacattgacgtgtaattagaatatatgctaaaaatgaaggattattttaaactctttttctaatgaaaaaagttcaatttaatacctcgagggtagaggcgaaacataatgacaacgtcaagggtatatgtgacagtttttctaggtcagggtataaacgaaataaaagttaaaggtgggttttttaagtaattaggccaactttgataattttttattagtaaaTAATCCATGTAAGTTAAGCTTTATCTAATCTCTATataatatttagttatttttccaaaattacaaattacataattttttttaattaatatttatgatccgtttttaaataatattcgTAGTTATAAGATTTTGTGCTCCAGATCATTCCGATCCATTGAAATCGAATCTATAGTTTGAACTGTACTTAAATTAAACTCGTTCAACATTTGGAAACCtccattttaaaattcaattttatggAAATTGCGCATCTCCACCGGAACCCTGCACAACCCTagcataaattacaaaaattagacTATATTTGGTCTACGGAACAAAATGGACATAAAATGGAAAAACTATTCTTTACATTTTGAAAGGAATGTTAACTCCGTAAAATTAAGGAATAACAACATCGTAAACCAAAGTAAGCGATAGTTATTTATTCCTTACCTATTCCGTAAACCAAAATAGTCCAAGTAAGTGCGAAAAGAACTGTAATTTTTTATTGTGTAATTACAGTAAGGATAAATCTGCCTGTAATTCCTTCTAGTTTTCTATCTTCTCCAGTTTCTTCATCACAAAACTCATAATTTCATCAAAACAAGAACAAAATTGAACATAATTGTACTATACTAGAGTTGCTTTTGAGAAATTTCACCCGTCCAGTAAGTTTTGACAGCAACAAGAATTTTCTCAGGATTAAACGGTCCACTTTCATGGTCCATAATCTGACTCTTCCATCTCATCCCATTTGTTATGCTCTGAATCTTCACAAGAACCTCAACTGTATCCCTGAATATAACTGTCCCTTCTGGTCGTAAAATTCTATCCATCTCCAGCAGAATGTGCGTTATGTCACACCTTCAACACACACAAAATCCCACATTCAACTGTCATAACTCTTCAGACAAAATTAGTTAAGCAGTTCAACAGTTTTGAGTTTTACCTGTCTTGATATATGCTGAACACTCCACCAGCATGGATGAGATCGTATGTTCTCGGATATGTCGAAAACGCCTCGCACCAGTCTTGATATGACCCGATAAAGCCTCTTTCGAAGACTACGCCAAGCGTGTCGTGATCTGAATTGGCAGGCACTACATTCATAACCCACACTGGATATTTCGTCAGGGCCGCAGCAAATCCGCCAAGGTACGCATTCATGTCCATCACATTACGATATCGGCCTTGGCCTAGAGGGTTTATGATATGCTTGTAATGTGATATTCTGTCCTTCCATAATTCGTTGTCTTCCTTGAATTTGTCAGCATTGATCCCCGGTATTGAACCACTGGCAATTCTAGGAGGAACTGCAAAGGCCCGCTCGGGCCATTTCTGTACTGCACCACCAGCAACTTCATCTGAGCTGCTTACCTCCGGCAGAGGGGTTATACAAGCTTCCATTTCTTTGGCCCTTTTTAGTTTAGTCCCACACAAGTTAATTAAGAAGCAATAGGATAATAAAAAGCAGAGAGTGTTAACTGTTAagaaaatgaattaatgtaaCATAATACCATGAAGCATCTGGATTGTCTGATTTGCAAATGTGTGGTGTTTTAAACATCTTCCTGCTTCTAACACAGTCAATGTGATTGAGGGGCTTTTGCCAAACTGAAAGATCCTCCTTCTCAACCACTTTCTTCCAACACAAACGTTTGGCTGTGTTCTCGATAGCATCCTGTTCTTTCTTTAAATCTTCTCGAGTCCTTTCCCATCCTCTCCAGTATTTCTTCCAATTAATAGGAGGACCAGAGAGAATCCAGTAACCACCAGGTCTTAAGACTCTGTCCACTTCAATTAGATATAGACCATCTGTAAAATGTTTGAGACACAAAGTTATATATCTTCATCCTTTATGAATGCAAGTAAATCTAACAAGTCCTGAATTGATTTACCATAGTTTTGCCACGGTATCAAGCAACGCGAACAATGAGCCATGTCGAAAGCCCTTGCTGGGTAAGGAAGTCTTTGAGAAGCCATCACACCGATCATAGCAGGAACTCCTCTCTCCAGTGCAAACTGGACTTGTGCTTCGTGTGTATCCCTCGGTGCGAATGACATTGCTAGAATGTCGCGCTTCAATAGGTAGGCACCCCAGCTTGCAACCTTGATTCGGAAAAAGAATATACAACACATGTTATGTTAGTCTTGATAACTAGTTAAACTTAAATTATTCCAATGTCATCAATACTTACTCCGCAGCCTGTGTCAATTGCGGTCCTGATGGTCCCATCGGTGAGAGGAATTAGCTCGTTTATATCATCTATATACGCGTCAGCTCCACGTGGGAACATGGTGCCTCCCCCAGGGAATTTGAAACGGTCACCCTCCAATTGAATCCAGTTCTGAACAGCCTTCTCAATGCTGAGTTCTCTGTGGGGAATATTGTCATACCACGCATAGTCGCGGCTCTGAGGCCACTTAAAAGGGGTCTTATATTTCGGAGGGGCGGGTATTAGGCAAAACAGCAATTCTTCCTTCTCAGGGCAATGCCTCTCTCTGTATTTCAACATGTTCCTGTCGAATTTCCTCCCCCTCGGCGGGTGTTGGCAAGGCGTATACTCGCTGTACGACATCTCACATGGCGGAAATGTGGCGACTGTGTTCGTGTTGTTAAGTTCAATCTGATGATGGCTGTTGAAGTCCAAGAGCGGCGATGAGGATGACAGTGACGATGCATCAGCATTGGCTGCTGAAGGGGTCGCAATATCACAACCGACTTTACTGTTGGCCTCGGTTCTATTGATGGGAGGAGCCGTATTCTGCCAAGCTCCCAAAACATAGAACAAAACGCAGAGGCCACTCACCCCGAAGATCCAAGTTAGACGCTTCCTTTTGGATTCAAGCTGATGAATTTTGGGTGATCCACTGTGCTCCTttgccatttttttattttgttttgttgatCAAAAATATGAAATCTCTGTGAAAACATATCAACACAAAATAATTAGTCAGCCTTCATTCATTTTCTTAAATGGTGCACAGACACGGAaaaacgggacacttggacaGGGACACAACAAAAccgtgttattttaaggttttctacgttaaaaaaaaagaaaatttcgTGTCAGAAACATCAAGCGCCCGGAACTTTTTCGAAACGGAACACAGTGTCCGTGCTATGTAGCTCAAAGGTCATCAGCCCTACAAATTAATCTAACTTTTGTTCGACCATAAAtaacattattataattatacctgaagaagaagatgatgagtCAGAGCTAAGACGTACAGCTTCTTCACTACCGGAGTAGTGTAATAGTAAACATCACGGAAAGCAAAAAAGTAGAAGAAATGTTCATGGGAAAATGTCTGCAATTAAGGCTGAAGAAAAAAGAGATTAATAGTTAAAAAAGAAAGGGAGAAAATGCAAGGAAATGGAATAGATATAATAGTATAATAATTGCAGAGTGGTGGTGAGATCCCCGACATAAGAGGAAGAACAAGGTGAGAAAATGATAAGATGAGAAGAGAAGTGGAGAGATTGTGGTCGGGATGAATGAGTTTTGTTTGGTTGTGTCCGAAAGTCCAAGAAAGAAGGAAAATAATTGATTTGGTCTTTACTCAGAGGAAAACGACACAAAAAAGGGAAATCACTTGCTCAAAAACTGACCACCCTCCTTTCACTCTCCTCCATCGCTctgtttttttctattttactttaatttccataataatcaatatttttgaatattttcccTCTTTTTTAGGTTTCTTTAGCGTTTGTTTTTTTCCTTTTGGTTTTTGTCATTTCTGTAATTCTATTCCTAATACAAACGTCTCTCGTAATCTTCCTAATAATAGCAAAGTGTATAATCTTTCAATTTTCTCCCAGAATAAAAATTAAGCATTTCATATCATTGGGCTTATTTGTTTAAAAAAGattgaatattttataaatgtaattttttggttttaatttaataaaatttgataaattagtaaaaaaaatggTGTGATTTTTTGAGGTGAGCTTCAGTTTTGGAAGCTACGTCATCATATTATGATCTCGTGTatcgaattgaaaaaaaataaaacttcttGCATACACTTAAAACGTTTGAAAGCTtgtgattaaatttaaaaatttgatataacttatgaatttttataacattatacCTTTAAAATgaaggcttaatcactcaaaagcgcctcatctttaattttttttgcaattgcaccctgacgtaggaaaattctCTCAGAACCCTCccatctttagattttttttcaattgtatcacaaaatattaaattgacctcttttcacataaaaaaatttaaattaatctttcatttttaatctatattctaattaaacactaatattattaataatataaaaaatcattcttcCTAAATTATATCcactaactttttaaaatcaaaaccataaaaatttccAGTTTAGggtataaatagaaaaaaaatctaaaggtggggggattttaagaggattttcctacgtcGGTGTGCAATTGGAATGAAATTTAAAGGTGGGAGGGTTTTAAGAGAATTTTTCAACATcagagtgcaattgaaaaaaagtttaaagatggggggcttttgagtgattaggcctaaaatGAAATATACAATTCCATTGCAATATTATATCATGTGttaagtttagcatatgctaactTGGATACTAAAATTTGGCAATAAATTTAGAACAAATTATTTCTGCatctaaattaattataaaatatgctaTTAATAgcaattttaattagtattattatacctacaaaatttattttaaactaataaataaatatggatttttatttaataaaaaattatgtataattatttttgttattaaatataaattatatgataaataataaaaatagtattAATGTAATAGattatttatacaaaaattaattttaataaacaaaGAGCAATTACTGTGAGGCCCTCTCATATGTCAAAATTTACAATTGGgcactttttatttaaaaatcaaataatttaatacCTCATATTTAATTTGgcaaataattacaaattagataaaaaaaattatcattattttttaaattgattatgaTTGACACATAAACTATCAAAATAGAATAAATGAGGTGgttttgaaaggtttgttgATAATATGATTCCAAAAGTaagaatttattatttttaaaacataaaatattagataaaagaaatataaatatgcTAAAATACTAAGATTGACATGAAATATCatatactctctccgtcccattttatttgtccactaTTCTATATTTGTATGTCCCAAAATGATTGTCACATTTGTATTATATACACATATGTTCCTCTTTTACCCTTGATATAAATGgatataatttatagaatattgtGTACTATAAATACATATGTTTGACTATCTTACATTTTTAATGCAAAAATTAATGACAACTTCTTTTTTAATATAGTAATTCTAAATTAATTCAAGAATCAAAAAGGGTATAAAGGAAAAAATTGTTAGCAATTAAAgttttttaatatgtatgaaattagaaagtggacaaataaaatgggacggagggagtatattttttcTACAATTGTCTTTTTACTCGCCTGAAAAGATTGAAGTTTGTatagtttgttttattttaaaaattatattaaagaaCTGAAATTAccaatgttttgaaaaccggaccggaccggccggtcggaccgggtTAACCGGGAACCGGCTCTGTGTCCGGTCAGGTTTTTGATTAAAATCGGATAGTTTAAAAACCGGTCAAAACCGGTCAAAACCGGATTTAACCGGAAAAACCGGATTTAGCATAAAAACCGGCCAAATCCGGTTTTGTAAAAATTGGTCAAAAAGcatttttttttgatagaaaaagcATTTTGTGGTCCCTATCATGTGTCTTTGTTTTTCTCTCTCCcatgtgtttttgtttttctctctCCCATGTGTCTTTTATTCTCTCTCATATAAATTCTTAcacacattaattattcttacaCATATTAATTCCCTCTTatatgacattttaatttttattaatatatattattactcAAAAGATATAACTACACTCTttctaataatattatatattcttaaatattaattatttataattatatttcacaaaaaataaattataattctttgtaaatatattatcatattttttatttataaaatgttatatcatatttataagttaataattattaaattaaaaaaaaattatcactttcatataaaataatttttgtatatattCTTGAATattatcatttataaattataattatattttttatattaaattattttaaataaaaatatgatgacATGTTGaattaaaagttatattttttctttctcataaaatatgattattcTATATACACTAtgtttatcaattataattgtATTTCACATGTTTAGTAATTAATTCTGTTTAAATATtcctcatatttttatttataaactttaactttatttaaatattttgtcatattttttatttataaactttaattgtataattttaatttaataattattatttattaaaataaaaaaactatttttttcatttagaaaaattattctatatattcttaaaaatttatcatttataattatattttatgtaaaaaaaattaatagataatttaatttaaatattatatcatgtttttttatttataatacatgtattttcaatttaaataatttatatttattataattcaaaaatccggttgaacccggttgaaccggttgaaccgtgaACCCCCGATGAAGCCGGTTCGAtttccggtccggttttaaaaacattggaaATTACCCTTTACTCTTATTCTTTTACAAGAATGAGTACCAGAATGTAATGGTTGCTATACATTTTAAGGCAACGTGGGTTCAGCAAAgattttcatattaatttattagttaataatttaatattattttattatataaagtaAGATTCTatgtttgaaaataataaacaaagtaTGAAATGTGCACCACTACTCTTATCTATTTAGcagactatatatatatatatatatatatatatatatatatatatatatatatatatatatatatttcaacaCATCGTTAATCAAAACTAAAACTCATTATTTATATCTTCAATTTTCGGGTTGAATTTTAGTTTATGAGTAGAATTGTTATTAATCTCATTTAAATCTTCGGATTTTCAGATTAATACTTAATAGTTTTTTCAACGACGGTAACGTGATTCACAACTTGAATTAAGTCATTCAAATTCGTGTTACGTCATTCGAGTTTGGATTACGTCATTCAAGTCATGTTTACCTCATCTAATCAAACCGATTAAAATATCAGTATTATTAACAATAtccatttataaattttaggatttaagcgTCGGCGAAAAACTTGCAAAGAATTGTTATATTTCATAGAGACAATATCAAAATAGCACACAATTTAGCTTAGACGGCTAAGGCCAGGATCATTAAGTTTTATTTTCCTTAATCAGTGTTATAGTCTTGCTATTGTTAATTATATCTTAGAGAAAAAATGGCAATTAAAAAGTGAGAGCCTGACATTATTTTGTGAATTAATGTAACATCTAGGTTGTGCATCGAACTGAAAACTGAATCTTTTCGAACCAAAAATAATcagtttggtttttatattagaaactttttatttgtttggttcaatgcggtttcaaatttttaaaaaacaaaaaaaaagatcgGATTACGTCTTTAAATGCTAAAATGTATAATAAATTACATTTTATAGCTtagattaaatttctaattttttatgtatatttttattttttatctttgattttaaaaagtaaataattattcTCCAATTTCAGTAAAACGTACCAAAAACCGAAcgaatttatttcaaaattagtTCTGGTTTTAGTTTTGCATAAAAAACCCGATAAATCTTGATATTTTCActttcaaaccaaaccaaaaatctTTAGCTCGACGATGTTACTGCAGCTAGCTAGCACCCGTATAGTTTCGGCTGATTCTATTCTAACGAGGAAACATATAAATAGTCATACTTGACTTTGACGTTGCCTTTATACAAATAATCTACGAAATTTAACAGAGgaacatataatatatatactatattgtttataaaatcaaaaacataattaacattttataaatattgttttGAGAAGCCATGGTTACAAGTGGATCTACCAAAACAAAAACAAGGCTTCTAATAAACTAACTAAGTCAGTAAGTCACGGACTGGTTGGTTTCTTTGGGTTATCACGGCCGTTATGGTGCAACGGGTCTGGTCCAGAAGGAACCGTCCTCAGCTCTTCTTCCCCCACTAATCTCTTCGAAACAACATGTAAAACCTGCACATGCATGCAAAATTGTGAGCAAAGACAGAATCAGAAACAGAAAAGGAGTTTACATTGCTTATATAGAGCGAACCAAACCTTTCTAGGTGGAAGAATAGTGGCCGGAGGAGACCTGATCGGCCCAGTATAGCAACTTGCTGTCGAAGGCTGGTGCATGAGCAGCAGCGACACCAAGATCACGGCGGAGAAGAGCTTTGCGGAGTTGGAGTAAGCCATTGAAATTATATTAGGGTTTGCTGAGGATGATGAGGTATGAGCATGACAGAGATTTAGGAGAGGGTATTTATAGAGcgttaaaaagttaaaagaaatgATACCAAATGATTGCATAAGCAGCCATTTGTGGAGAAATTATTATTTGGGAAGATTCTCCACTGACCGGATATCTGAATCTGTCAAGCTGACTACCTGACGGCGCCGTCTTAGGTGAGGATTGGCACGTGCCCAGATAGCCATTTCGAATGCATTTGCTGGCGTCATTCTATGTAATGATGTACTTCCATATCTTCCAGTTTCCGTTATCCATTGTGACGTCGGCTACCGTCTGATTTCTGAGTTGCAATCATAAAGATACTACTAATACTGGTGCAGCTGGGTACTGCGATTTATGATTTCTATCAGTTAAATTGGAGTGATTGACATAAATTAATTGGACTAATAAGAAATATATAATTACATCATTAATGGCTGTTATCAATC
Coding sequences within it:
- the LOC126677818 gene encoding probable methyltransferase PMT18, with the protein product MAKEHSGSPKIHQLESKRKRLTWIFGVSGLCVLFYVLGAWQNTAPPINRTEANSKVGCDIATPSAANADASSLSSSSPLLDFNSHHQIELNNTNTVATFPPCEMSYSEYTPCQHPPRGRKFDRNMLKYRERHCPEKEELLFCLIPAPPKYKTPFKWPQSRDYAWYDNIPHRELSIEKAVQNWIQLEGDRFKFPGGGTMFPRGADAYIDDINELIPLTDGTIRTAIDTGCGVASWGAYLLKRDILAMSFAPRDTHEAQVQFALERGVPAMIGVMASQRLPYPARAFDMAHCSRCLIPWQNYDGLYLIEVDRVLRPGGYWILSGPPINWKKYWRGWERTREDLKKEQDAIENTAKRLCWKKVVEKEDLSVWQKPLNHIDCVRSRKMFKTPHICKSDNPDASWAKEMEACITPLPEVSSSDEVAGGAVQKWPERAFAVPPRIASGSIPGINADKFKEDNELWKDRISHYKHIINPLGQGRYRNVMDMNAYLGGFAAALTKYPVWVMNVVPANSDHDTLGVVFERGFIGSYQDWCEAFSTYPRTYDLIHAGGVFSIYQDRCDITHILLEMDRILRPEGTVIFRDTVEVLVKIQSITNGMRWKSQIMDHESGPFNPEKILVAVKTYWTGEISQKQL
- the LOC126676198 gene encoding uncharacterized protein LOC126676198; its protein translation is MQSFGIISFNFLTLYKYPLLNLCHAHTSSSSANPNIISMAYSNSAKLFSAVILVSLLLMHQPSTASCYTGPIRSPPATILPPRKVLHVVSKRLVGEEELRTVPSGPDPLHHNGRDNPKKPTSP